A DNA window from Pseudorasbora parva isolate DD20220531a chromosome 5, ASM2467924v1, whole genome shotgun sequence contains the following coding sequences:
- the gpr156 gene encoding probable G-protein coupled receptor 156 has translation MEAGLNCSSHCESGVCFIYPGVNSQQGWDVLQRLCALSVRGVGVQSQSLSPALRAVVWTLLSCGILLALFFLIFTLRFKNNRIVKMSSPNLNVLTLCGSVLTYSSGFLFAVEEREPLSGAGSRAVLQARMWTLCIGSSLVFGPILGKTWRLYRVFTQRVPDKRVIIRDIQLMGLVALLVLVDVVVLSTWGLTDPIKCSRSISAVVKVIELDPSYSLTQQDSCSSLYSDLWVILLSVLKGSLLLYGTYLAGLTSNVSLPPVNQSMTIMGAVCLVTMSTAVAVPVSLYLNAWPNVVYSVVSGAIFICTVAINCLLFVPQLTQWRHFEEETNSHPSQMAKYFSSPSKSTHSMYSEDEIYYLLGENDSMKRLINEKNAVIDSLQEQVNNAKDKLLKLMTASHPLDEGEMDSSNTNLNSTSTQTTVVSPDSPTFLFKKYSEVAPTGALSPPPYVPPPPLPTHTTSKQTSHEGSVATNVPSSPPALRSPPPNVEVSQVVSQNGNTEDAIPAVNNMRNSGLGRDILEKPLDVPLDQETFAHGSPLSPALCSSPQVGSPEPSASMEIPATSSAGRQGFVTNEQLVEILHDLSVDAISSSLKSPERAQSPSIKPDDLSVALSPRSPLQFFFPPISPYLMRKRRPPFYSSRVVPPPYYFPGSVPPGRSRASALPEHEKLRDEDSKTPTSNPQRHDFWHEGKRRKRDEKSKTRRGCRQDSWECSSHKCSVTPFTDQVAQPASAGLIEGVKHSEEPYDYSDSDSSSSEDYSYYQRPYCGACHHPYDSTDSLTSGTSDSEDEDFYRSTHPVVNFKVDLKPTFV, from the exons ATGGAGGCAGGACTGAACTGCAGCTCTCACTGTGAGTCTGGCGTCTGCTTCATCTACCCAGGAGTGAACAGCCAGCAGGGCTGGGACGTCCTGCAGAGACTCTGTGCGCTCTCAGTG AGGGGTGTGGGTGTCCAGAGTCAGTCTCTGTCTCCTGCTCTTCGAGCTGTAGTCTGGACGCTGCTCTCTTGTGGGATTCTGCTAGCTCTTTTCTTCCTCATTTTCACTCTGCGCTTCAAAAACAACAG GATAGTGAAGATGTCCAGTCCCAATCTGAACGTGTTGACCCTCTGTGGGAGTGTGCTCACATATAGCAGCGGCTTCTTATTCGCCGTGGAGGAGAGGGAACCGCTGTCAGGAGCAGGATCAAGAGCTGTCttacag GCGCGGATGTGGACACTGTGTATTGGCAGCTCTCTGGTGTTTGGCCCTATTCTTGGAAAAACATGGCGGCTCTACAGAGTGTTCACTCAGCGTGTGCCCGACAAGAGAGTG ATTATTAGAGACATCCAGCTGATGGGTTTGGTTGCTCTGCTGGTCCTAGTGGATGTTGTTGTTCTGTCAACATGGGGTCTGACGGATCCGATCAAGTGCTCTCGGTCTATTAGTGCTGTTGTGAAG GTAATAGAGCTGGACCCATCGTACTCTCTGACCCAGCAAGACTCCTGTTCTTCTCTCTACTCGGACCTATGGGTAATCCTGCTCTCCGTGCTTAAG GGCAGCCTCCTCCTGTACGGCACGTATCTTGCCGGCCTGACAAGCAATGTCAGCCTACCTCCAGTAAACCAGTCGATGACCATCATGGGTGCTGTCTGTCTGGTAACCATGTCGACCGCTGTGGCCGTGCCCGTCTCTCTTTACCTGAATGCCTGGCCCAATGTGGTCTACAGTGTAGTGTCTGGAGCCATCTTCATCTGTACAGTGGCCATAAACTGTTTGCTGTTTGTCCCTCAA TTGACCCAATGGAGACATTTTGAAGAGGAGACAAACTCGCATCCCAGTCAAATGGCTAAATACTTCAGTAGTCCTAGCAAGTCCACACACTCCATGTACAGCGAGGATGAGATCTATTATCTACTCGGAGAAAATGACTCTATGAAAAGACTCATCAATGAG AAGAATGCCGTTATTGATAGCCTACAGGAACAAGTGAACAATGCCAAGGACAAGTTGCTCAAACTGATGACTGCTAGCCACCCCTTGGATGAGGGAGAAATGGACTCCTCTAACACTAACCTCAACTCCACCTCCACCCAAACCACAGTGGTATCTCCTGATTCTCCaacctttctttttaaaaaatactcAGAAgttgctcccacaggagctctcTCACCACCTCCCTATGTACCTCCTCCACCGCTTCCCACTCACACTACCTCAAAGCAAACGTCCCATGAAGGTTCAGTAGCTACAAATGTTCCTTCTTCTCCTCCCGCCCTGAGGTCTCCACCTCCTAATGTTGAGGTCTCTCAGGTTGTGAGTCAGAATGGAAACACAGAAGATGCAATTCCAGCCGTGAACAATATGAGAAACTCAGGTCTTGGAAGAGACATTTTGGAGAAGCCACTAGATGTGCCTTTGGATCAGGAAACATTTGCACATGGTTCTCCTTTGAGTCCTGCTCTGTGTAGTTCACCTCAGGTTGGGTCTCCAGAGCCATCAGCCTCCATGGAGATTCCAGCCACATCATCAGCAGGGCGACAGGGTTTTGTGACCAATGAGCAGCTGGTGGAGATCTTGCACGACCTGAGTGTGGATGCAATAAGCAGTTCTCTCAAATCGCCCGAACGGGCACAGAGCCCGTCCATCAAGCCAGATGATCTGAGCGTGGCTCTTTCCCCTCGATCTCCTCTACAGTTCTTTTTCCCACCCATCTCACCGTATCTCATGCGTAAACGCAGACCTCCATTTTACTCCTCAAGAGTTGTACCTCCCCCTTACTATTTTCCAGGCTCTGTACCTCCAGGGCGCAGTAGGGCATCAGCGCTACCAGAACATGAAAAGCTGAGGGATGAGGACTCTAAAACTCCCACCAGCAACCCCCAAAGACATGACTTTTGGCATGAAGGAAAGAGGAGAAAGAGGGACGAGAAATCAAAGACTAGGCGTGGCTGTAGACAGGACAGTTGGGAATGTTCTTCTCACAAATGTTCTGTTACTCCTTTCACGGACCAGGTTGCTCAGCCTGCCTCCGCTGGGCTGATAGAGGGGGTTAAACACTCAGAGGAGCCATATGACTACTCAGACTCAGACTCCAGCAGCTCAGAGGACTACTCTTACTACCAGCGGCCCTACTGCGGGGCCTGTCATCACCCCTACGATTCCACAGACAGCCTCACCTCAGGGACCTCTGACAGTGAGGATGAGGACTTCTACCGCTCGACACATCCTGTCGTGAACTTTAAAGTCGACCTTAAACCAACCTTTGTCTGA